TACAGTCATTACAgttgaaacaacataaaatactctttttggggcatacagataagtgtaagacatcattagagtctgtaaagggtctacttttatttgtgtacactcacaataacaacaaatccttgtgcttttgtaaaataaagaaaataaaaagggtgagcttacaGCAGTCTCCGTAttcacgagcatatatctgaaacacgtcacaaaaatgaactgaaactctgcaaatacttatcacacaaacatgaaacatatgtctgaaGAAAGCTTAAAACACtcacttttttgtgtgtttgaaagatcgcaagatacacaggtgttgtaaactttttatccttctagagagtgggaaactcagaaggtaagaccaggagactcggttgtatcttcaagcagagattctttattgagaaattcgtgctgtcagcagctgcagggaccaacatctaactaagggaactttacattgtaatttatacatgcatttagaaggcagtgcttagagatagacacaaagcacccaggtgataactttaaagcatgcaaatgatgtatacaggcataggaaacccaccctagactctagattgttaccagtcctaatccaatcagcataactattcagatacagagatgctaatccaatcagcctaactatttagacaactggggctggggctccaatagccattaaaagacagaggatgagattgtcagtagtctgactaatttaatttacaatagagagaacagaactggaaggaaatctcttgctggaatactctttctaacagctgatatatttatcatttataccttaaatgctaaatgcagtctactctactttcccagtttatatatatgattgtgtttaacattttataaatttgtaatacaacaattcccctttgagagttctaataactctcacaaaataaaaatttagacACTTAAAAGTTCATTCTTGTAACTTGTGATCGTTACAGGCACATAGCACTtgctctgtgttgtttttttctgtgatTGCATGCTGACACAGAACAAACATGCAATTAGGGTCCGTGAATTTCTTATGGGTAATAATCTTTTCTGGTTGGAACTGTTATTTTCTCATGAGGTGCTTGagtcatttgttgaatgaaacacttgatactgTGGACGCATAAATAGTACACCAGTAGGAAAAAGAACAGCAGAATTGCTATTTCCTTTATCCACAGCCAGGGTTTACCTAGCAAGTTTCCAAACCATGAAGAATTATTTTCAGTCATCTGATGTAAATTTGCTGCAAGATCAAGAATGTCTTGTTGGATTTTGTTCAAGTTCTCTGTTGGATCCATTAAACCGGTGCAGCACTCGGGGCCGATAATGGTGCAGGCTCCCCTTGCGTTGCTAGAATGTAATCCAAGGCTACTCTGTTCTGTAAGATCATTATCTTGTGTGAAGCGAGAGTGTCCTTGATGTTACCAAGGGCCAAAGCCGTATCATTGGCCAATTTCTGTACAGAATTTGATAAGCTTCTGACTTGATCAAGGGCCTGCATGACACCATAAGACGGGATTATTGCTCCAAGAGTTCTCGACCACCATGTTTGTGCACAAGTGAGTCCTGGAATGCAGCCATCTTCTTTGTTTGTGGAAGGTGGtgaattttgtaaatgtgtaGAGCTTGGGGTGGAGTGTGTATTTTCTCTGATAGCCGGTAAAACATAAACCAGGGTGCACCTGCCATTGAATCGACTGGGTAGAATATTGTAGACAGAAGTTCCACATAACCAAAAAATGCCAGTCGGTGGAGGAATCATACACCACTGATTTATTGCCAAGAGTTTTGGAAGGGATGGTGTCCTGTGGAGACACTCTTCTAAGTCTTTGTCCTCTTTTCCTGCTGATGGAGTAATGTCTACATGGGATTTTGTTCTCACTTCGACCACAAAGCTGCAAAGTTCACGAGGAATTTCACCCAAGGGAGTCGAGGCTGGAGCATAATTTTCCATACACCAAGGAAAAGTCATTGGCAAAAGTAGATCTGTCATAATGGGAGGAGCTGAAGTTAGGTTGCAGGATGGTAATCCAGGAATGCAACATGGAGAGGGTGGAGGAACTGTTACATTGTGACATGTATCCTTGTTGTATAATCCACTGGTATGATGATCAAAGAAGGTACACGTGTCACATTTGGAGATAGGGTGTGCCACCCATGGGATTCCTGCTCCTACTGAGGGTGCGTGTGGCATGCAAATGTCCTTTCCTGCAAACAAGGCACTTCTTGACATATTCATCAGCTCTAAgaatatgttgtttctggagtcCACACTTTGTGTGATGTCCATGATGGTTAGAAATGTGACaatcttgatcatgttgatggatgactgaagattccgtatgtgagtctctgtgttgtgtatttttttttttttttttttccttcttcttgTGATACTGGGCTTGGCAGTGGGTCTAGTTGTTTTCTTGAAGTTGTGGCCTCATACACAGGTGAGGAGGTCGATGCCCATGGGTCTCGGGACAGCCatcaagtggtatctgcaaagagggtagaaagaaaaacaaaagacagtagaTTTTTGTAGTATTTGTTGAAACACCCGGGTTGTGTCCTTTTCTGAGTCTGCTAATGTTGTTCCTTCTTTCCCTATTTCATAATTCCTTTGACACCTAAAGAACAGTGAGGTAAGGATGGACTAGTGGATGGGGAAGGCCTATGAGGGAGTCTTCACCACAGGGTTTGTCCCCCGATGCATATTGCATTCGGTTCTTCCCTGGGCTCCTCACTAGTCTGTGTCCTATCCTATCCCTGTAGGTGGGGGAACAACTTTGCAGTGTGACACATGAGTCCAGGTTTTCTTTCCCTGACACAATACTGCAGCTGCTGTAATCAACATCACTTGATGTGGTCCGTGCCACTTAGGCTCTAATGGCTTA
This DNA window, taken from Xyrauchen texanus isolate HMW12.3.18 chromosome 5, RBS_HiC_50CHRs, whole genome shotgun sequence, encodes the following:
- the LOC127643987 gene encoding syncytin-A-like encodes the protein MIKIVTFLTIMDITQSVDSRNNIFLELMNMSRSALFAGKDICMPHAPSVGAGIPWVAHPISKCDTCTFFDHHTSGLYNKDTCHNVTVPPPSPCCIPGLPSCNLTSAPPIMTDLLLPMTFPWCMENYAPASTPLGEIPRELCSFVVEVRTKSHVDITPSAGKEDKDLEECLHRTPSLPKLLAINQWCMIPPPTGIFWLCGTSVYNILPSRFNGRCTLVYVLPAIRENTHSTPSSTHLQNSPPSTNKEDGCIPGLTCAQTWWSRTLGAIIPSYGVMQALDQVRSLSNSVQKLANDTALALGNIKDTLASHKIMILQNRVALDYILATQGEPAPLSAPSAAPV